From one Maridesulfovibrio frigidus DSM 17176 genomic stretch:
- a CDS encoding HIRAN domain-containing protein: MKRLFIAWQNAKTRKWKTVASLMRCDKGFTFFYTLGAKSADGFIPFGRMSNLEKTYRSKELFPIFKNRLLSESRPEFKNFLNWLALEDSSYDPLDVLALTEGKRGTDSLEIFPCPQKNIDNILHVSFFSHGLRYLNEGTKLDLDMIKCGDDAFLQPDPMNRFDKLAISLRSDDPVSFLGYCPRYLKKDFHALLRRVSPEKISLKVKRINRDAPMGFRLLFDLQAPWPDDFAPCSGQDYAPLPIELATDLDCSQCNENFS, encoded by the coding sequence ATGAAAAGACTTTTTATTGCTTGGCAAAATGCCAAAACGAGGAAATGGAAAACAGTTGCAAGCCTTATGCGCTGTGATAAAGGCTTCACTTTTTTTTATACTCTTGGGGCTAAAAGTGCTGATGGATTTATTCCATTTGGAAGAATGTCTAATCTTGAAAAAACATATAGATCAAAAGAACTCTTCCCGATTTTCAAAAATAGGCTTTTAAGCGAAAGCCGGCCTGAATTTAAAAATTTTCTAAATTGGCTAGCACTAGAAGACAGCAGCTATGACCCCTTAGATGTACTCGCACTGACTGAAGGCAAACGCGGAACGGATTCCTTAGAAATTTTTCCCTGTCCACAAAAAAATATTGATAACATTTTGCATGTTTCTTTCTTCAGCCACGGATTAAGGTATTTAAACGAAGGCACCAAATTAGATCTTGATATGATTAAATGCGGCGACGATGCCTTTCTTCAACCAGACCCCATGAACAGATTTGACAAACTAGCCATTTCTCTTAGATCAGACGATCCCGTCTCATTTCTTGGGTACTGCCCAAGGTATTTAAAAAAAGACTTTCATGCATTACTTCGGCGGGTATCTCCTGAAAAAATTTCCCTTAAGGTCAAAAGGATTAACAGAGATGCCCCAATGGGATTTAGATTGCTTTTTGATCTGCAAGCACCATGGCCTGATGATTTTGCTCCATGTTCCGGCCAAGACTATGCCCCACTTCCCATAGAGCTAGCTACTGATCTAGATTGTTCTCAATGCAATGAGAATTTTTCCTAA